The genomic stretch GACCCGCACACGTTGATGGTCCAGCGGCAATGGTCCGGTGATTCACTCGACCGAACGGCACGGGACACTTCGTATGCTAATGCGAAAAAACAATCTGTGCTGAACGGACGCGAGGTCCACGCGAAATAGTGCCAAAACCGCGGGCATTTTGTGCGCCCGCGGTCATAGGGGACTGCAGTGTGACGCAGCGTCCCCCGCCAATCAATACGCCCCTTGCACCAGGTTGGTCGGTGCGCCGTCGACGAAGTTCTCGATGTTGTCCATCAATTGATCGGCAAGACGCTGTTGTGCCTCGTCCGACGCCCATGCGACATGCGGCGTCAGAATGACGTTCGGGCGGCCGGCCGCACGCATCAGCGGATTGTCCTCAGAGGGCGGTTCGCTCGCGGTCACATCGAAACCCGCACCGCCGATCAAACCTTCGTCAAGCGCCTGCACCAATGCGTCTTCGTCGACCAGGCCGCCGCGCGCCGTGTTGATGATCAAAGGCTTGCGCTTCATTGCCTGGAACTCGGGCATGGCGAGCATGTTCCGCGTATTCGGTGTGAGCGGACTGTGCATGGTGATGATATCGCTGGTGGCGAGCACCTCGTCCCACGGCGTATAAAGCGGGCCGAGACCCTCCCTCCCCTTGTGAGCGGCGAACATCGGCAGCATGCCGAAGGCTTTGCCGATTTCCGCAACGCGTTGCCCAAGCACTCCTTCGCCGATGATGCCAAGGCGCGCGCCGGCCAGATCGTGAATCGCATGCGTGAAAAAGCAGAATTGCCCCGACTTCTGCCACTCGCCGGCGAGCACGTCGTCGCGGTAAGCGATCAGATTGCGTCGCAGCGCGAG from Paraburkholderia phytofirmans OLGA172 encodes the following:
- a CDS encoding D-2-hydroxyacid dehydrogenase — encoded protein: MQRIVFLDRATLAPQIVLREPRFDHQLTEHDRTTPDQLLKRLDGASIAITNKVPLTKEVLAQLPDLKLVAVAATGTDCVDKAACQQLGIAVCNIRGYAINTVPEHTFALILALRRNLIAYRDDVLAGEWQKSGQFCFFTHAIHDLAGARLGIIGEGVLGQRVAEIGKAFGMLPMFAAHKGREGLGPLYTPWDEVLATSDIITMHSPLTPNTRNMLAMPEFQAMKRKPLIINTARGGLVDEDALVQALDEGLIGGAGFDVTASEPPSEDNPLMRAAGRPNVILTPHVAWASDEAQQRLADQLMDNIENFVDGAPTNLVQGAY